A single region of the Salicibibacter cibi genome encodes:
- a CDS encoding phospholipase D-like domain-containing protein codes for MFTTSLIIIIALLLLIAIWFIIDFRLGRKRHQQLASTAKIYPLRHSETELIKDGRRFFQRLFADIEQAQDHVHISVFIIKEPGIGTRLLALLERKARDGITVRLLVDRFGSRLANATIKRLKRSGISFAYAHKPKFPFIFYSGNRRYHRKITVVDGKVAYLGGFNIGDEYVGKDKLGYWRDYHVRMEKEGVADLQEVFLDDWAEAGGAPPANLMPSIDMQGPEPLQLLASEGLGYADHLIDWFDSAKTYAMIASPYYVPGRLIQDAVTNMAKRGVRVDVLLPKKKDHPLVQDAAYAYFRELLQAGCNIHEYTPGFFHGKAIIIDGKFANIGSAKFDKRSFFLNDELDLFFHDHGTMIGEAEAAVRKDMQSAKKVTMQDVENRTGFENGKTKVATWISDLL; via the coding sequence ATGTTCACGACGAGTCTCATTATCATTATCGCACTTCTATTGCTCATCGCGATTTGGTTCATCATTGATTTTCGCCTCGGCCGCAAACGTCATCAACAGTTGGCTTCGACAGCCAAAATTTATCCCCTTCGCCATAGTGAAACCGAACTGATTAAAGATGGACGGAGATTTTTTCAACGCTTGTTTGCAGATATCGAACAGGCACAAGATCATGTGCACATCTCTGTCTTCATTATCAAAGAACCCGGGATCGGCACGCGACTGTTAGCCCTTTTAGAACGAAAAGCACGGGACGGGATAACGGTAAGACTGCTCGTCGACCGTTTCGGAAGCAGGCTCGCGAACGCTACCATCAAACGATTGAAACGCTCGGGCATTTCTTTCGCCTATGCGCACAAACCTAAATTCCCGTTTATTTTTTACAGCGGAAACCGCCGCTATCATCGTAAAATTACGGTCGTTGACGGTAAAGTAGCCTATCTTGGCGGCTTCAATATTGGGGATGAGTATGTAGGGAAAGACAAATTAGGGTACTGGCGCGACTATCATGTGCGGATGGAAAAAGAAGGCGTCGCTGATTTGCAGGAAGTCTTTCTGGACGACTGGGCAGAAGCAGGAGGCGCGCCCCCCGCAAACCTCATGCCTTCCATTGATATGCAAGGACCCGAACCTTTGCAATTACTCGCGAGCGAAGGCCTCGGTTACGCCGATCATCTCATTGATTGGTTTGACTCCGCAAAAACGTATGCAATGATTGCAAGCCCCTATTATGTCCCGGGCAGACTCATTCAAGATGCGGTTACCAATATGGCCAAACGCGGCGTAAGGGTCGATGTGCTTCTCCCGAAAAAAAAGGATCACCCCCTCGTCCAAGATGCGGCCTATGCTTATTTTCGGGAATTGTTGCAGGCAGGTTGCAACATACATGAGTACACCCCCGGTTTTTTTCACGGAAAAGCGATCATCATCGATGGCAAATTCGCGAATATCGGTTCCGCAAAGTTTGATAAACGCAGCTTTTTCTTGAATGATGAGTTGGATCTTTTTTTTCATGACCACGGGACAATGATCGGAGAAGCAGAAGCCGCCGTGAGAAAAGACATGCAATCGGCCAAAAAAGTCACCATGCAGGATGTTGAAAATCGCACGGGTTTTGAGAATGGTAAAACAAAAGTTGCCACATGGATCTCGGATTTGCTGTAG
- a CDS encoding acyl-CoA dehydrogenase codes for MEFLLSEDQQMIRKMVRDFAKNEVEPTAADRDADERFDRSLFTQMAELGFTGLPWPEADGGIGGDFLSYVVAIEELSRVCASTGVTLSAHISLASWPIYKFGTEEQKETYLRPLARGEKLGAFALTEPGSGSDAGAMKTTAALEGENYVLNGSKIFITNGGEADVYVVFAGMDSGTAAFIVDKDSPGFFVGKKEEKMGIRSSPTTEIRLENCRVSKMNRLGDEGQGFKIAMQTLDGGRNGIAAQALGIAQGALDAATAYAKGRKQFGKAIGGQQGISFKLADMATKIEASRLLTYQAAWREQEGLDYGKASAMSKLYAADTAMEVTTEAVQVFGGYGYIREYPVERYMRDAKITQIYEGTNEIQRLVIGKMLLAD; via the coding sequence ATGGAATTTTTACTATCGGAAGACCAACAAATGATTCGAAAAATGGTTCGCGACTTTGCGAAAAATGAGGTTGAACCAACGGCCGCCGACAGGGATGCGGACGAACGTTTTGACCGCTCCCTTTTCACGCAGATGGCTGAACTCGGGTTTACGGGACTCCCTTGGCCGGAAGCGGATGGCGGCATCGGGGGCGATTTCTTAAGTTACGTCGTTGCCATCGAAGAGTTATCCCGTGTGTGCGCGTCCACAGGGGTTACGCTCTCCGCCCATATTTCGTTGGCAAGTTGGCCTATTTATAAATTCGGGACGGAAGAGCAAAAAGAAACGTATTTAAGGCCGCTTGCACGTGGCGAGAAGCTAGGCGCTTTTGCCCTTACGGAGCCGGGATCAGGCTCTGATGCAGGCGCGATGAAAACAACGGCCGCCCTCGAAGGGGAGAACTATGTGCTGAACGGATCGAAAATCTTTATCACAAATGGTGGGGAAGCCGATGTTTATGTCGTATTTGCGGGGATGGATTCAGGCACCGCGGCATTTATTGTGGATAAAGACTCCCCGGGTTTTTTTGTTGGAAAAAAAGAAGAAAAAATGGGCATCCGTTCTTCGCCCACAACAGAAATTCGTCTTGAAAACTGTCGCGTCTCCAAAATGAATCGTTTAGGGGACGAAGGTCAAGGATTTAAAATCGCGATGCAGACATTAGACGGCGGACGTAACGGAATCGCCGCGCAAGCATTAGGAATTGCCCAAGGTGCCCTTGATGCAGCGACGGCTTATGCGAAAGGGCGTAAACAATTCGGAAAAGCGATCGGCGGTCAACAAGGCATTAGCTTCAAACTTGCGGATATGGCGACAAAAATTGAAGCTTCCCGCCTGTTGACGTACCAAGCGGCGTGGCGCGAACAAGAAGGGTTGGATTATGGAAAGGCGTCTGCCATGTCGAAGCTTTATGCGGCCGACACGGCGATGGAAGTAACAACAGAAGCTGTGCAAGTGTTCGGCGGGTACGGATATATCCGTGAATACCCGGTGGAGCGGTATATGCGGGACGCGAAGATCACGCAAATCTACGAAGGAACAAATGAAATTCAACGTCTTGTCATCGGGAAAATGCTGTTGGCTGACTAA
- a CDS encoding TAXI family TRAP transporter solute-binding subunit, producing MNKVLLSKLIGIVTASALIVSACGNGEDETDGDTDGEDVDDLFVTIAAGGTEGVYYQIASAMSNVYEAEGMDTSVQATGASVENINLLQSDQAELAIVMADATEQAYEGFGPFEDEEPMDNLVGISGLYPNVVQIITTEGSGIETFSDLEGADVAIGDANSGVELNARMMFEAHDMSYDDINEDYLDYGEAIDQIRNGVIDAAFVTSGLPNPAAMDLASTDEVTVVEVEDEGMEYLEENYESFLEYEVPADTYDNEEDLQTAAITNQLIPNPELTDEEVYELTRAFYENLEDIHASHDAAADIDTENIEEGLNVPMHPGAEQYFEEEGLLSDDE from the coding sequence GTGAATAAAGTATTGTTAAGTAAACTCATTGGCATCGTAACAGCTTCTGCCTTAATTGTAAGCGCTTGCGGAAATGGCGAGGATGAAACCGACGGTGATACGGATGGGGAAGATGTGGATGACTTGTTCGTAACCATTGCTGCCGGAGGGACGGAGGGCGTTTATTATCAGATTGCCAGCGCCATGTCCAATGTCTATGAAGCCGAAGGCATGGACACCTCTGTCCAGGCAACAGGCGCTTCGGTTGAAAACATTAACTTGTTGCAAAGCGACCAAGCAGAGCTTGCCATTGTCATGGCCGATGCCACTGAGCAAGCGTACGAAGGTTTCGGCCCCTTTGAAGATGAGGAGCCCATGGATAACCTGGTCGGCATCAGCGGTTTGTATCCGAATGTTGTCCAAATCATTACAACGGAGGGGTCAGGCATTGAAACATTTTCGGATCTTGAAGGCGCTGATGTAGCAATCGGCGATGCCAATTCCGGTGTGGAATTAAATGCGCGTATGATGTTTGAAGCTCATGACATGAGCTATGACGATATCAATGAAGATTATTTGGATTATGGGGAAGCGATCGACCAAATCCGTAACGGCGTGATCGATGCGGCGTTCGTCACCAGCGGCCTTCCCAACCCTGCCGCCATGGATTTGGCAAGCACCGATGAGGTCACCGTTGTAGAAGTCGAAGACGAGGGAATGGAATATTTAGAAGAAAACTATGAATCTTTCCTGGAATACGAAGTTCCAGCCGATACGTATGACAATGAGGAAGACCTTCAGACAGCTGCTATTACGAATCAATTAATCCCTAACCCGGAGCTGACAGACGAGGAAGTCTATGAACTAACCCGTGCATTCTATGAGAATCTGGAAGACATTCATGCCTCCCACGACGCTGCCGCAGACATTGATACCGAAAATATCGAAGAGGGATTAAATGTGCCTATGCATCCGGGCGCTGAGCAGTACTTCGAAGAAGAAGGCTTGCTCTCCGACGATGAATAA
- a CDS encoding DUF1850 domain-containing protein gives MCFMKKMIIGTLTLATLLFVLWYLLPHQTYLTFSSQRTDEVFLQEPIEPGDEVEVSWVHSIEQTPWIETFRINEKNELVKTEARFKSYGAGAPEETDGTFMVEDGYMIITDLHEIFEAYRWFHSYNVDYTISINDATTIETTALPDQTLLEMKVEREVPFVPSFF, from the coding sequence ATGTGCTTTATGAAAAAGATGATAATCGGGACGCTCACGCTTGCTACCCTTCTATTCGTGTTATGGTACTTGCTTCCACATCAAACATATCTCACCTTCTCTTCCCAGCGTACAGATGAAGTTTTTTTACAGGAACCGATCGAACCGGGAGATGAAGTGGAAGTTTCCTGGGTTCATTCCATAGAACAGACCCCATGGATCGAAACATTTCGAATCAATGAAAAAAACGAGCTGGTGAAGACCGAAGCACGGTTTAAATCCTATGGTGCAGGGGCACCGGAAGAAACAGACGGTACATTTATGGTGGAAGATGGGTATATGATCATTACGGATTTACACGAAATATTTGAGGCCTATCGTTGGTTCCACTCCTATAATGTAGATTACACCATCTCGATTAATGACGCGACAACCATTGAGACGACCGCGCTTCCCGATCAAACCTTGCTGGAAATGAAAGTGGAAAGGGAGGTGCCGTTCGTACCTAGTTTCTTCTGA
- a CDS encoding (Fe-S)-binding protein, which yields MEDIFFWIHVIAFIAVTLYALFLFYRLVKSRVDFIRLGDKPNFIYSAKERWKAVMVNVFGQKKLLKDKKSGIIHVVFFYGFIIIQFSAIDVIWKGLSNGGHLPFGPLYPFFTLSQEIVALIILFGVVWAFYRRYIEKIVRLKRGWKAGLVLILLSGVMVFKLLAKGAANVWFAGSAPNIYEPASSVVALAIEPLGATAAGVLFYAFWWLHLLFLLTFLVYIPQSKHAHLIAAPANVFVGPTHPTGKLESIDFEDETKEEFGKNKIEDFDQKQLMDLYACTECGRCTNMCPATGSGKMLSPMDLLLKMRDHLTEKGAAITSQSPWMPAYAFSGATANQLAGEDRDDEVAATKDVHSMNLIGDVITEEELWACTTCRNCEDACPVANEHVDKILDMRRYLVLTEGKMDADAQRAMTNIERQGNPWGINRKERENWRDSRDDIEVPTVKELNKKDESFDYLFFVGSMGSYDKRSQKIAASFAKLLNEAGVSFAILGNKEKNSGDTPRRIGNEFLFQELATKNIEEFEKNEVKRIVTIDPHAYNMFKNEYPEFGLEGVEIYHHTELLVQLLEEGKLKPTQAVNETITYHDSCYLGRYNEVYDPPREILRAVPGLNVVEMARNREEGMCCGAGGGMMWMEEEAGQRVNVARTEQAMEVDPTMIGSACPYCLTMLSDGTKDKGLEEDIETLDVVEILERSVVGAGEKEKTA from the coding sequence GTGGAGGATATATTTTTTTGGATACATGTAATCGCTTTTATAGCGGTGACGCTCTATGCCCTGTTTTTATTTTATAGACTCGTAAAATCGAGGGTTGATTTCATTCGCCTTGGGGATAAACCGAATTTCATCTATTCCGCGAAGGAACGATGGAAAGCGGTCATGGTCAATGTATTTGGTCAGAAGAAGTTGCTGAAGGATAAAAAAAGCGGGATTATCCATGTTGTTTTTTTCTACGGATTTATCATCATTCAATTCAGCGCGATTGATGTTATTTGGAAGGGCTTAAGTAACGGAGGGCACTTGCCGTTCGGGCCGCTTTATCCATTCTTTACATTGTCACAGGAAATTGTTGCTTTAATCATTCTTTTCGGAGTAGTTTGGGCTTTTTATCGCCGTTATATAGAGAAGATCGTACGCTTGAAACGCGGATGGAAAGCCGGCCTCGTCTTGATTTTGCTCAGTGGCGTCATGGTGTTTAAATTATTGGCAAAAGGTGCGGCCAACGTGTGGTTTGCCGGTAGTGCGCCAAACATTTACGAACCTGCGTCTTCCGTGGTCGCACTCGCGATTGAACCACTGGGGGCTACAGCAGCGGGCGTTTTATTTTACGCATTTTGGTGGCTGCACTTGTTGTTTTTGCTTACGTTCCTTGTCTATATCCCGCAATCCAAGCATGCTCACCTTATCGCGGCGCCGGCCAATGTGTTTGTGGGACCGACGCATCCGACAGGAAAATTGGAATCGATTGATTTTGAAGATGAAACAAAAGAAGAGTTTGGAAAGAACAAAATTGAAGACTTCGATCAAAAACAGCTGATGGATCTATACGCTTGTACCGAATGCGGACGGTGTACAAATATGTGCCCGGCCACGGGTAGCGGAAAAATGCTCTCGCCGATGGATTTACTCCTAAAAATGCGTGATCATTTGACGGAAAAAGGGGCGGCCATTACCTCGCAATCTCCTTGGATGCCGGCGTATGCATTTAGTGGTGCGACAGCGAATCAGTTGGCTGGCGAAGACAGGGACGATGAAGTCGCAGCAACAAAAGATGTTCATAGCATGAATTTGATCGGCGATGTCATTACCGAAGAGGAACTTTGGGCTTGCACCACTTGCCGTAACTGTGAAGATGCTTGCCCGGTGGCGAATGAACATGTCGACAAGATTCTTGACATGCGACGCTACCTCGTTCTTACCGAAGGGAAAATGGATGCAGATGCGCAACGGGCGATGACGAACATTGAACGTCAAGGAAATCCGTGGGGCATCAACCGCAAAGAACGGGAGAACTGGAGAGACAGCCGTGATGATATTGAAGTGCCGACGGTAAAAGAATTGAATAAAAAAGATGAATCATTTGACTATCTGTTTTTCGTCGGTTCCATGGGTTCTTATGACAAGCGCAGCCAGAAGATAGCGGCTTCGTTTGCCAAGTTGCTAAACGAAGCAGGCGTTTCCTTTGCGATTCTCGGAAACAAGGAAAAGAACTCCGGAGACACTCCCAGACGGATCGGCAATGAGTTTCTTTTCCAGGAACTTGCGACCAAAAATATCGAGGAATTCGAGAAAAATGAAGTGAAACGGATTGTTACCATTGATCCGCACGCGTACAACATGTTTAAAAACGAGTATCCGGAGTTTGGTTTGGAAGGCGTAGAAATTTATCACCATACGGAGCTCCTTGTGCAATTGTTGGAAGAAGGAAAACTGAAGCCGACGCAAGCCGTTAACGAAACGATCACGTACCATGATTCTTGTTACCTCGGCCGTTATAACGAAGTCTACGATCCGCCGCGTGAAATTTTAAGAGCTGTTCCCGGCCTTAACGTGGTCGAGATGGCACGGAACCGTGAAGAAGGCATGTGTTGCGGTGCCGGTGGCGGCATGATGTGGATGGAAGAGGAGGCCGGACAAAGAGTGAACGTTGCACGTACGGAACAGGCAATGGAAGTTGATCCGACGATGATCGGAAGCGCTTGCCCGTATTGCTTGACGATGCTCAGTGACGGCACGAAAGACAAAGGCCTTGAAGAAGATATTGAAACGCTTGATGTTGTGGAAATTTTAGAGCGTTCCGTTGTAGGGGCCGGTGAAAAAGAAAAAACGGCGTAA
- a CDS encoding acetyl-CoA C-acetyltransferase: MAETVIVSGARTPFSKMGGSLASLSAMDLGAHALKAAIARAGIEAGQLDEVIMGHVLQGGQGQLTSRQAARAADIPWNVKTETVNKVCASGMRSVTLADQIIRSGDATKIAAGGMESMSRAPHVVPNFRFGQKMGDAKLIDSMVHDGLTCAFEGVHMGVYGNRNAKEFDISREAQDEWAARSHTRAQEATESGRFKEEIAPVTVPRRRGEDSVVDRDEAIRENVTADTLGQLPPAFGKDGTITAGNAPGVNDGASALVLMEKETAQAENVEPLATIVGHTAIAVETERFPQTPGLIIDQLCKKTGYSQEDIDLFEMNEAFAVVALLGEQLSGVDATKINVNGGAVALGHPIGASGNRILLTLAYELKKRGGGLGIAAICSGGGQGDAVLLKV, encoded by the coding sequence ATGGCAGAAACAGTCATTGTATCAGGGGCAAGAACTCCTTTTAGCAAAATGGGCGGGTCCTTAGCTTCGTTGTCGGCGATGGATTTGGGCGCACATGCGTTAAAAGCGGCAATCGCTCGTGCCGGGATTGAAGCAGGTCAGTTGGACGAAGTCATTATGGGTCACGTTCTCCAAGGCGGTCAAGGGCAGTTAACGTCGCGGCAAGCGGCAAGAGCAGCAGATATCCCGTGGAATGTCAAAACGGAGACGGTCAACAAAGTATGCGCATCGGGCATGCGAAGTGTCACCCTTGCCGATCAAATCATTCGCAGCGGCGATGCAACAAAAATCGCAGCAGGGGGCATGGAATCGATGAGCCGGGCGCCGCATGTTGTGCCGAATTTTCGATTTGGACAAAAAATGGGCGATGCCAAACTGATTGATTCGATGGTCCATGATGGATTGACATGCGCGTTTGAAGGCGTCCACATGGGTGTTTACGGAAACCGGAATGCAAAAGAGTTTGACATTAGCCGCGAAGCCCAAGACGAGTGGGCAGCTCGCAGCCATACAAGAGCACAAGAAGCGACAGAGAGTGGGCGCTTTAAAGAAGAGATTGCACCTGTAACCGTTCCGCGAAGGCGCGGGGAAGATAGTGTCGTAGATCGGGATGAAGCGATTCGTGAAAACGTTACGGCGGATACGCTCGGACAATTGCCGCCTGCGTTCGGAAAAGACGGGACAATCACAGCCGGGAACGCACCGGGCGTCAACGACGGCGCCAGTGCGCTTGTGCTCATGGAAAAAGAAACGGCACAAGCTGAAAATGTGGAACCATTGGCGACAATCGTCGGTCATACGGCAATCGCCGTTGAAACGGAACGTTTTCCGCAAACCCCGGGGCTTATTATAGATCAACTTTGTAAAAAAACCGGGTACAGCCAAGAAGATATTGATTTGTTTGAGATGAACGAGGCCTTTGCCGTTGTCGCCCTTCTCGGTGAACAACTATCAGGGGTTGATGCAACAAAAATCAATGTTAACGGCGGGGCTGTGGCACTTGGACATCCGATCGGAGCGAGCGGAAACCGCATATTGCTTACACTTGCCTACGAACTTAAAAAACGCGGAGGCGGTCTCGGCATCGCAGCGATTTGTAGTGGTGGCGGCCAAGGCGATGCTGTGCTTTTGAAAGTGTAA